The Streptomyces sp. HUAS CB01 genome has a segment encoding these proteins:
- a CDS encoding sodium:solute symporter, which translates to MAVDYAVIVVYLAGMLAMGWWGMRRAKSKSEFLVAGRRLGPSMYSGTMAAIVLGGASTIGGVGLGYKYGLSGAWMVFTIGLGLLALSIFFSARIARLKVYTVSEMLDLRYGGRAGLITGVVMWAYTLMLAVTSTIAYATIFDVLFDMNRTVAIVLGGSIVVAYSTLGGMWSITLTDMVQFVVKTIGVLLLLLPIAVVKAGGFAEMKAQLPTEYFAPFGIGGETIFTYVLIYTFGMLIGQDIWQRVFTARDDKVARWGGTVAGTYCLAYALAGAVIGTAAKVLYPNLANADDAFATIVKDELPLGVRGLVLAAALAAVMSTSSGALIACATVANNDIWQRLRGAVTRRADGEAHDEVKGNRMFILVMGIAVIGIAIALNNVVEALTVAYNLLVGGLLVPILGGLLWRRGTVYGALSSVVVGGVAVITLMWKFGILANEPIYYGLLASLVTYVVVSLATRPTDEAILANWRERLAGRDPEAERRTAQESVPATP; encoded by the coding sequence ATGGCCGTCGACTACGCAGTGATCGTCGTCTATCTGGCCGGCATGCTGGCCATGGGCTGGTGGGGCATGCGCCGCGCCAAGTCCAAGAGCGAGTTCCTGGTGGCAGGGCGCAGGCTCGGCCCCTCGATGTACTCCGGCACCATGGCCGCGATCGTGCTCGGCGGCGCCTCCACCATCGGCGGTGTGGGCCTCGGCTACAAGTACGGCCTCTCCGGGGCCTGGATGGTCTTCACCATCGGCCTCGGCCTCCTGGCCCTGTCGATCTTCTTCTCCGCCCGCATCGCCCGGCTGAAGGTCTACACCGTCTCCGAGATGCTCGACCTGCGCTACGGCGGCCGGGCCGGACTCATCACCGGTGTGGTGATGTGGGCCTACACGCTGATGCTCGCGGTCACCTCGACCATCGCCTACGCCACGATCTTCGACGTCCTCTTCGACATGAACCGGACCGTCGCGATCGTCCTCGGCGGCTCGATCGTCGTCGCCTACTCCACGCTCGGCGGCATGTGGTCGATCACCCTCACCGACATGGTGCAGTTCGTCGTCAAGACGATCGGCGTGCTGCTCCTGCTGCTGCCCATCGCCGTGGTCAAGGCCGGCGGCTTCGCCGAGATGAAGGCCCAGCTGCCCACCGAGTACTTCGCGCCGTTCGGCATCGGCGGCGAGACGATCTTCACCTACGTGCTCATCTACACGTTCGGCATGCTCATCGGCCAGGACATCTGGCAGCGCGTCTTCACCGCCCGCGACGACAAGGTCGCCCGCTGGGGCGGCACGGTGGCCGGTACGTACTGTCTCGCCTACGCCCTCGCCGGCGCCGTCATCGGCACCGCGGCCAAGGTGCTCTACCCGAACCTCGCCAACGCCGACGACGCCTTCGCCACCATCGTCAAGGACGAACTCCCGCTGGGCGTGCGCGGCCTGGTCCTGGCCGCCGCCCTCGCCGCCGTGATGTCCACCTCCTCCGGCGCCCTGATCGCCTGCGCGACCGTCGCCAACAACGACATCTGGCAGCGGCTGCGCGGCGCCGTGACACGGCGGGCGGACGGCGAGGCGCACGACGAGGTCAAGGGCAACCGGATGTTCATCCTGGTCATGGGCATAGCCGTGATCGGCATCGCCATCGCCCTCAACAACGTGGTCGAGGCCCTGACGGTCGCCTACAACCTGCTCGTCGGCGGTCTGCTGGTGCCGATCCTCGGCGGGCTGCTGTGGAGGCGCGGCACGGTGTACGGCGCCCTCTCCTCCGTCGTCGTCGGCGGCGTGGCCGTCATCACCCTGATGTGGAAGTTCGGCATCCTCGCCAACGAGCCCATCTACTACGGCCTGCTCGCCTCCCTCGTCACCTACGTCGTCGTCTCGCTGGCCACCAGGCCCACCGACGAGGCGATCCTGGCCAACTGGCGCGAGCGCCTCGCGGGCCGCGACCCCGAGGCCGAGCGGCGGACCGCGCAGGAGTCGGTCCCGGCCACCCCGTGA